A part of Cryptococcus neoformans var. grubii H99 chromosome 6, complete sequence genomic DNA contains:
- a CDS encoding NADH-quinone oxidoreductase subunit B 2 codes for MSPFLPALRSAVKPASFRPALAIARPLSSTAIALRPHTPTSAINSYSHSPSTTLPDTTIAQQGSNQLSLETPRNGAEYVLSTLDKIVNWGRQGSMWPMTFGLACCAVEMMHMAAARYDQDRLGVVFRASPRQSDVMIVAGTLTNKMAPALRKVYDQMPEPRWVISMGSCANGGGYYHYSYSVVRGCDRIVPVDIYVPGCPPTAEALLYGMLQLMRKMRRNRQSVRWYRS; via the exons ATGTCGCCATTCCTCCCCGCCCTCAGATCAG CCGTCAAGCCCGCCTCGTTCAGACCAGCACTCGCAATCG CCCGTCCCCTCTCAAGCACCGCCATCGCCCTCAGGCCCCACACACCCACCTCCGCCATCAACTCGTATAGCcactctccctccaccACGCTGCCAGACACCACCATCGCTCAGCAAGGAAGCAACCAATTGAGTCTCGAGACGCCTAGAAACGGAGCCGAATATGTCCTTTCCACTCTTGACAAGATTGTCAACTGGGGTCGCCAAGGCTCCATGTGGCCCATGACCTTTGGTCTCGCCTGCTGCGCCGTCGAAATGAT GCACATGGCTGCCGCCCGATATGATCAAGATCGACTGGGTGTCGTCTTCCGAGCTTCGCCCCGACAGAGTGATGTTATGATTGTTGCAGGTACTTTAACAAACAAGATGGCGCCAGCGTTGAGAAAAG TGTACGACCAAATGCCCGAGCCTCGATGGGTCATTTCCATGGGTTCATGTGCCAATGGCGGTGGCTACTACCACTACTCTTACTCGGTCGTGCGAGGCTGTGACCGAATCGTCCCTGTCGACATCTATGTTCCTGGATG TCCTCCCACCGCCGAGGCCCTTCTCTACGGAATGCTCCAATTAATGCGAAAGATGAGGCGTAACAGGCAAAGTGTGCGATGGTACCGAAGCTAG
- a CDS encoding exportin-T — protein sequence MAATSPHLTSIPQAVRVAASIDPSIDPGLKQQAIDYLTKVKQLSEETWQDCLQLYLQGAGAPGPSTTGRDGKEKLETDMRMFCLQVVDTVLIQKPEVMGADAVQGMYKAIVEFIQVEYIGGSCEGGQGFLRNKLAFTISQLFLRAFPSHIPTFLHPFFALLSPPTSSPPNLHPQLLAIRLLLEIAQEIHDTTLKTARIMTKERQERDGVVRDVIRSSGDDKTAVEGMLGIIEKGLEQINSGSNSDKWAEAVDATLKTLSAWIPWIDLGVALNPTTLPFYHRLLHQPILSFRTATAGIYRTLVAKGIQDPSSRLQVLRVLAPVTVIDPLETETRGRKSDEVATFRASLGVVLSAYGVALIGISDNTEVAEQLRNEAEEMMNSALPLLLRFLSDRQYEVPLSVSPFVSDLLRIYKRMYKPPNPSTKAGQPPSPPPTLPQLSPERRQFLASMLDILIRQLAWPEDTEWEAPGNEDELDEDIAAFKNFRGSCRSFIESIAQIDKSLHTEVVARIVIATLDAYASGGAAAVPWQQAELAMHLVYTFGEVSKNSTRAAFYELPPEMATKAARNKLRTAHASGGTTPSSSDNVDLGPNASNDRLEYEQFPLSPLGELLTRCMTSGISSYPHPSVTLQYFEIIVRYIEFWKAKPETLPGLFEALLDGQGIHNSDEGVRRRCFYLFSKLCKDCRNDTVEGMVSPILDSMRDMMVINAELPPTDTPDEDPLIKATTGKSYVADQLYLFEASGNLVYLTKADPAKQMALLEAVAGPLLSGLGSGVERARGDENDLQAVLQVHHHLMALGHFAKGFPIVPDKLIELLPYTVPFKQMAEALLQAIEILKRRRVVRDAARFAFSQFANAIGTPVAELVPRFVSAVVTEFEPSELVDFLLFLQLLMHRLQGSTFETMDMLLLPLLSRIFTVLQQPVTGTDEAQVHARLKDAYLAFFTSLMNENLDGIFITDRNKPEFENVLTTLFNLTQDYSDGASQRLAFGFFSRSVIAWGTSPEAAARPSVFAESAMATQSKMVSGGTAQPNPHAITQEQRAKQCLPGYENFIYQRLLPATFEVPANSQFNIRGGQLIVHEAAVLVRNTVQARGQEAIDFMLSDLLPRLNCPSDIANQLMASLTTQQAKDFKKTFFDFIKAMRG from the exons ATGGCCGCTACCTCACCGCACCTCACAAGCATTCCCCAGGCAGTCAGAGTAGCAGCAAGCATAGACCCATCCATAGACCCAGGCCTCAAACAGCAAGCTATCGATTACCTCACAAAAGTCAAGCAGTTGTCCGAAGAGACATGGCAG GACTGCTTGCAGCTCTATCTCCAAGGGGCAGGCGCTCCCGGGCCATCGACCACAGGCAGAGACGGCAAAGAAAAGCTTGAAACAGATATGAGGATGTTTTGCTTGCAAGTAGTCGATACCGTCTTGATTCAAAA ACCAGAAGTGATGGGTGCAGATGCGGTCCAGGGCATGTACAAGGCCATAGTTGAATTTATCCAGGTCGAGTACATTGGAGGATCTTGCGAAGGCGGGCAAGGCT TCCTTCGAAATAAACTGGCTTTCACCAtctcccaactcttcctACGCGCATTCCCTTCACATATCCCCACTttcctccatcccttcttcgcccttctttctccccctacctcttctccccctAATCTCCACCCTCAACTCCTCGCCATACGTTTACTCCTCGAAATCGCCCAAGAAATCCACGATACAACACTTAAAACTGCGCGAATTATGACTAAAGAAAGGCAAGAGCGAGATGGAGTGGTTAGAGATGTGATCAGGTCCAGCGGGGATGACAAAACAGCGGTCGAAGGAATGTTGGGAATCATTGAAAAGGGGTTGGAACAGATTAACAGTGGGAGCAATTCAGATAAATGGGCAGAGGCAGTGGACGCGACTCTGAAGACATTGTCAGCCTGGATTC CTTGGATCGACCTCGGCGTCGCTCTAAATCCGACCACTCTGCCTTTTTATCACCGACTCCTCCATCAGcccatcctttccttccgtACTGCCACAGCAGGTATCTACCGCACTCTCGTTGCCAAGGGCATCCAAGATCCTTCCTCTAGGCTTCAAGTCCTTCGTGTTCTAGCGCCGGTAACCGTCATTGATCCGCTAGAGACAGAAACAAGGGGGAGAAAAAGCGACGAGGTTGCGACATTCAGAGCTTCTCTGGGTGTGGTCCTTTCCGCATACGGCGTTGCGTTAATTGGGATCTCTGATAACACTGAAGTTGCTGAACAGTTGAGGaatgaagcagaggaaatGATGAACTCTGCCTTACCGCTGCTATTGAGGTTCTTAAGCGATAGGCAATACGAAGTACCCTTGTCTGTTTCGCCCTTTGTTTCAGATCTACTCAGAATC TACAAACGGATGTACAAACCGCCCAATCCGTCAACTAAAGCTGGCCAACCACCATCCCCTCCACCTACTCTCCCACAATTGTCTCCTGAACGCCGTCAGTTCTTAGCATCCATGTTAGATATCCTCATCAGGCAATTAGCATGGCCAGAAGATACCGAGTGGGAGGCCCCAGGCAACGAAGACGAGTTGGACGAGGATATCGCTGCATTTAAGAATTTCAGAGGT TCCTGCCGATCATTCATTGAATCTATCGCTCAAATCGACAAGTCTCTCCACACGGAAGTCGTCGCAAGAATCGTGATCGCTACCCTAGATGCGTATGCATCAGGCGGAGCTGCCGCTGTACCTTGGCAGCAAGCTGAACTCGCTATGCATCTAGTGTACACTTTTGGTGAAGTGTCCAAAA ACTCTACGCGAGCAGCATTCTACGAGCTTCCCCCGGAGATGGCCACCAAAGCCGCTCGAAACAAGCTCCGCACCGCTCATGCAAGTGGGGGTACTACCCCCTCATCATCCGACAATGTGGATTTGGGTCCCAACGCTAGCAACGACCGGTTGGAATATGAACAGTTCCCCCTTTCACCCTTGGGGGAGCTTCTTACCCGGTGTATGACGTCGGGTATCTCCAGCTATCCTCATCCGAGTGTGACCCTGCAATATTTCGAGATCATTGTTCGGTACATTGAGTTTTGGAAAGCCAAGCCAGAAACGTTGCCCGGATTGTTTGAGGCACTTTTGGATGGACA GGGAATACATAACTCGGATGAGGGCGTTAGGAGACGATGTTTCTACTTGTTCTCAAAGTTGTGTAAAGATTGTAGGAACGATACTGTAGAAGGCATGGTTTCTCCAATTCTGGACAGCATGCGG GACATGATGGTAATCAACGCCGAACTACCGCCTACCGACACACCTGATGAAGACCCTCTTATCAAAGCGACAACCGGCAAATCCTATGTTGCCGATCAACTATACCTCTTTGAAGCATCGGGCAATCTTGTATACTTGACCAAAGCAGATCCTGCCAAACAGATGGCATTGCTCGAAGCGGTGGCAGGACCACTTCTCAGTGGTCTAGGTTCAGGCGTAGAGAGAGCGAGGGGCGATGAAAATGATTTGCAAGCGGTGTTGCAAGTACATCATCATCTAATGGCCTTGGGACATTTTGCAAAAGGTTTCCCTATAGTACCGGACAAGTTGATAGAGCTGCTTCCCTATACGGTGCCGTTCAAACAGATGGCAGAGGCGCTTTTACAGGCCATAGAAATCCTGAAGAGGCGACGGGTAGTTCGAGATGCG GCTCGATTCGCATTCTCTCAATTCGCCAACGCTATCGGCACGCCAGTTGCCGAGCTGGTTCCACGTTTTGTGTCTGCAGTGGTGACAGAGTTTGAACCATCCGAGTTGGTCGACTTTTTGCTCTTTTTGCAGCTGCTCATGCACCGGCTTCAA GGAAGCACATTCGAAACCATGGACATGCTactccttcctttgctATCTCGAATTTTCACTGTGCTTCAGCAACCCGTCACTGGAACCGACGAAGCCCAGGTGCACGCTCGTTTGAAGGACGCCTATCTGGCGTTTTTCACTTCTCTTATGAACGAAAACCTTGACGGCATATTCATTACCGACCGCAACAAACCCGAGTTTGAAAACGTATTGACCACTCTCTTTAACTTGACTCAAGATTACTCTGACGGCGCATCCCAACGACTTGCGTTTGGATTCTTCTCGAGGAGTGTCATCGCTTGGGGCACCAGTCCTGAAGCTGCAGCAAGACCATCGGTTTTTGCGGAAAGTGCAATGGCGACGCAAAGTAAGATGGTATCTGGTGGCACGGCACAGCCGAACCCCCATGCTATTACTCAAGAGCAAAGGGCCAAGCAATGTCTTCCTGGATACGAAAACTTTATCTATCAAAGATTGCTGCCAGCGACTTTTGAAGTCCCGGCCAATAGTCAATTCAACATCCGTGGAGGGCAATTG ATTGTGCACGAGGCTGCCGTGCTGGTTAGAAATACCGTTCAAGCGCGCGGTCAAGAGGCGATCGATTTTATGCTCAGCGATCTCTTACCGAGACTCAATTGCCCCTCGGATATTGCAAATCAACTGATGGCCAGCTTGACTACTCAACAAGCAAAAGACTTTAAAAAGACGTTCTTTGACTTTATCAAGGCCATGAGAGGGTGA
- a CDS encoding AFG1-family ATPase: protein MIRTNILRATGKRVHLPSSNPSLLSGTKTTRARQHFLDVAQPFPCFRHHIHCTQLNNATPRNEVNLPLEHTSNPTALPPAPTDLLELYRGLVAAGRLNWDDEQVRCIMKLRQLLNTLHDYSPPLELVAKLNPSAPYIAQQKEQKSWWKGNKGTGEHLGFSRTNGEVEKRLVKVLSGEEELANLKTPKGILLTGPPGSGKSLLLSLFYQLLPIPKRRIHYHAFTLALYKDVFLEMNRRKSSDEEEWERKAKNKELAGRKGWKSVFAGGRWDEEGKERLIWAKEEGVAFNIARRMILEYTVLYFDEFQLIDASSAALIRDVLSWYWRLGGVIVTCSNRVPEDLYHHGVQKERLAGFLDALKTRCEVVQVDGGRDWRREIERGDQVRWFHSKQQHDFEKAWSAVIETQESKQKQIQVYGRTLTIPQAAGNACRFTFSQLCEEALGPADYLALVSTFSTFFIDEVPTLYLRHKNEARRLINLIDALYESRCQVFLRSPSTPSTLFFPDALSLSTQEEETLTNERMMSAESLSATIQVPYRPNVSYYNNLSPAQRDREATEEKRKGTSFSVLGIWTGEDEKFAYKRAVSRLIEMTSSPSYGVEEWVPLEPTLRSWEGRPHLPGSASKTYKQLAASPSYEIDDEAKIDIDSGVVIGGSGSYHHKINNESEERKKLFRKDGDRIPPTPINEQHIWGVVDEWGEKAGRWGRGVKAFSPDPVASGVSCSCGKEKSCGK from the exons ATGATCAGAACAAACATTTTGAGAGCTACGGGGAAACGCGTGCATCTCCCGTCCTCGAACCCCTCCCTCTTGTCTGGAACGAAAACCACAAGAGCAAGACAACATTTTTTAGACGTAGCccaaccttttccttgtttTCGCCATCATATCCATTGTACACAGTTGAACAATGCGACGCCGCGTAATGAAGTCAACCTCCCCCTAGAACACACGAGTAACCCAACTGCGCTGCCACCAGCTCCAACAGACCTCCTAGAGCTGTACCGTGGTCTTGTGGCTGCGGGTCGCCTAAATTGGGACGATGAACAGGTGCGATGTATCATGAAA CTGCGGCAACTGCTTAATACTCTTCATGATTATTCGCCACCGCTCGAACTCGTGGCTAAACTGAACCCCTCGGCTCCATATATTGCTCAACAAAAGGAACAAAAATCTTGGTGGAAGGGGAATAAGGGTACTGGAGAACACTTAGGGTTCAGCAGAACGAATGGCGAGGTTGAGAAAAGGTTGGTCAAGGTGCTCAGTGGCGAAGAGGAGCTCGCCAATCTCAAGACCCCAAAA GGTATTCTCCTCACTGGACCGCCCGGATCAGGGAAGTCTTtactcctctcccttttttACCAACTGCTTCCTATCCCAAAACGGCGTATCCACTATCACGCCTTTACCCTCGCCCTGTACAAGGATGTCTTTTTGGAAATGAATCGTCGAAAGTCCtcggatgaggaagaatgggaaaggaaagcAAAAAACAAAGAATTGGCTGGAAGAAAGGGCTGGAAATCAGTCTTCGCCGGTGGGCGATGGGATgaggaaggcaaagaaaggTTGATATGggccaaggaagagggcgTGGCGTTCAACA TCGCCCGGAGGATGATCTTGGAATACACTGTACTCTA CTTTGACGAATTTCAATTAATCGATGCATCGTCCGCAGCTCTCATTAGAGATGTACTCTCATGGTATTGGCGACTAGGAGGAGTTATTGTTACTTGCTCAAACCGGGTCCCTGAGGACTTATACCACCATGGTGTCCAAAAAGAGCGCTTAGCAGGCTTTTTGGATGCTCTTAAGACCAGGTGCGAAGTTGTGCAGGTagatggtggaagagactGGCGAAGAGAGATAGAAAGAGGTGATCAAGTTCGGTGGTTTCATAGCAAACAGCAACATGACTTTGAAAAGGCTTGGTCAGCTGTAATCGAGACACAAGAGT CAAAGCAAAAGCAAATACAGGTCTATGGGCGCACTCTGACTATACCTCAGGCAGCAGGCAACGCTTGTCGGTTCACATTCTCCCAGCTTTGTGAAGAG GCCCTAGGTCCGGCAGATTATCTTGCCTTAGTATCAACATTTTCAACCTTTTTCATTGACGAGGTACCCACCTTATACCTACGTCACAAAAATGAAGCACGGAGACTGATAAATCTCATTGATGCCCTCT ATGAATCGCGCTGTCAAGTTTTTTTGCGTTCGCCATCAACACCCTCAACATTGTTTTTCCCCGATGCTCTTAGTCTTTCCAcccaggaggaggagacgTTGACCAatgagaggatgatgtcaGCAGAATCTCTCTCCGCTACAATCCAGGTGCCGTATCGCCCAAACGTTAGCTATTACAATAATCTCTCTCCAGCTCAGCGGGATAGGGAGGCAACAGAAGAAAAGCGAAAAGGGACTTCGTTTAGTGTGCTTGGTATCTGGAcaggtgaagatgagaaattCGCCTAT AAACGAGCTGTGTCGAGGCTTATTGAAATGACTTCGTCACCTTCTTATGGAGTAGAAGAATGGGTCCCGTTGGAGCCAACACTACGCAGCTGGGAGGGCCGACCTCATCTCCCCGGTAGTGCATCGAAAACTTACAAACAATTGGCGGCATCACCGTCCTATGAGATCGACGATGAGGCAAAGATAGACATAGATAGCGGTGTGGTCATTGGAGGGAGTGGCAGCTATCATCATAAGATCAATAATGAAAgtgaggagaggaagaagcttttTAGGAAGGACGGTGATCGGATACCCCCAACTCCCATCAACGAGCAACACATATGGGGAGTAGTGGACGAATGGGGTGAGAAGGCTGGCCGGTGGGGACGAGGCGTCAAGGCATTCTCACCGGACCCGGTGGCCTCAGGAGTTTCATGTTCTtgtggaaaagaga